TGCAGGCGGTGTATCGCCGCGACAGCATTGTGCTCATCAAGGGCGGACGGCAGACGGGGAAGACCTCGTTGCTAGCGCGCGGGCTACACGAGGTGCGCCAAAAGATGGCAGGTGTGACGGCGGCGTTGACGGATTTCCAGAAACTGAGCGAGGCGGAGTTGGCGACGGCGGAGACGTTTTTCAAGGCGCTGGGCTGTCTGCTGG
This portion of the Chloracidobacterium sp. genome encodes:
- a CDS encoding AAA-like domain-containing protein, translating into MKTPPSQQTLELKEPGGALGLESRLYIVRDADREVLQAVYRRDSIVLIKGGRQTGKTSLLARGLHEVRQKMAGVTAALTDFQKLSEAELATAETFFKALGCLL